In the genome of Bacteroides mediterraneensis, the window GAGAAAGTGTCGGACTGCCGTGGGTTATACAAAGGCTGCAAGGACCTGAACGAGTATTTGCAACAACGGATAAACAAACAGAATAACAACAAACTTAAAATCAGATAAGATGATGAAGATTATGAACAATAACAGCAACAGAGGCAAATCAATTTTCAAGGCAGTGGCAGTCTGCATGGCTGTCCTGGCTGCGGGACTTTTTGCGTCCTGCGATGACGATATGGACATACAGCAGAGCTACCCGTTTACGGTGGAAACCATGCCTGTCCCTCACGATGTGGCAAAGGGGCAGACCGTGGAAATCCGCTGTGAGATGAAGAAGGAGGGCAATTTTGCCAATACACTCTATACGATACGTTACTTCCAGTATGAAGGTAAAGGGACACTGAAGATGGACAACGGTACGGTATTCCTGCCGAACGACCGTTACCTGCTGGAGAACGAGAAGTTCCGTCTGTACTACACCTCGCAATGCGATGAAACACAGAATTTCATAGTGGTCGTGGAGGATAACTTCGGCAACTCCCATGAAATGGAGTTTGATTTCAACAACTCCAACACTTCAGAAACGGAAAGCGACAGTGTGCCAGCCGTCAGTCCGTCCACTTCCAAACAAATCCGTGAATGAGGTACAGGATGTTGTTACTGCTCTGTTTCCTTTCGTTAGGCTGCACTTTGTCGGCACAGGAACCTGAAAGGGAAACAGCCAAGGAAGCAAGGATTTTCAGGTTGCCGGAATTTGAGAGGGCATTTTTGTGTGTGCGCTATTTTGAGGGTTGGCACTCGGAAAAGAACCATCCTTATGTCGGCTGGGGGCATTGCCTCCAGCCGGGCGAGAAACACTCGGCACGCACCATGACAAGACAGCAGGCTGACGAGCTGCTGCGGAAAGACCTTCGGAAGTTTTGCGCCATGTTCCGGCATCTGGGAAAGGATTCGCTGCTCCTGGGTACATTAGCTTATAATGTGGGACCGTTCCGGCTCTTGGGCAGCGGAAAGATACCCAAAAGCAAGCTGATCCGAAAGCTGGAAGCCGGTGACAGGGACATCTATAAGGAGTATATATCCTACTGCCACTACAAGGGGCGGAAAATCCGCTCGATAGAGCGGCGACGGAAGATGGAATTTCTGCTGCTGTATGTTCTGAAATAAATGACAAAATGACATAAAAGGCATGCTGTATTCAAGTTGGTATGCCTTTTGTCCTTTTAATGAAAATTTTATTGTTATGGCTAAATCAGAAAAAAAAGGAGAGACAAAAAATCAACATTACGTTCCCCAATTTTATCAAAGGTATTTTTCGAAAGATAAAAAAAATATTGGTACTTATATAATTGAGCGTGAAAAAAATATACCTTCAGCTCCTATAAAAAATCAATCAAGTAGTGACTATTTTTATTCTGAAAATATGAAAATAGAAAATGCGCTTGGTAAAATGGAAGAATTATCAAAAAATGTCATAGATAAGATTATTTTAAACCCCAAAGTACGATTAACCCCAAATGATCAATATACATTATACGTATTTACGATAATACAAAAAGGGCGAACACTTGCTCAAGCTAATTTTATTCAGGAACATGCTAATGTTATATTACGTACCTTTCTAAAGAAATATTGTCAATTATTGCGTGAGAATAATATAGAGAACGATTTGAAGGATATTACAGATGAAGTGCTTGATAAAATATTATTTAATTTCAAGCAACCTGGACTATTTGCTTTAGGTACTCAAGCTCAATTGGTGAATACATGTATTGATTTGAAATGTAAAATTCTAATCAACAATACAGATATACCTTTTATTACAAGTAATAATCCTGTTGCTCTTTATGATCAATTTATGGAGCGTATGGGGAATCTGACGTATGCTCTAGGTTCGCAAGGATTACAAATATATCTTCCATTAACACCCAAGATTGGTGTTATGTATTATGATCCAAAATGTTATAAGCTT includes:
- a CDS encoding lysozyme, coding for MRYRMLLLLCFLSLGCTLSAQEPERETAKEARIFRLPEFERAFLCVRYFEGWHSEKNHPYVGWGHCLQPGEKHSARTMTRQQADELLRKDLRKFCAMFRHLGKDSLLLGTLAYNVGPFRLLGSGKIPKSKLIRKLEAGDRDIYKEYISYCHYKGRKIRSIERRRKMEFLLLYVLK
- a CDS encoding DUF4238 domain-containing protein; amino-acid sequence: MAKSEKKGETKNQHYVPQFYQRYFSKDKKNIGTYIIEREKNIPSAPIKNQSSSDYFYSENMKIENALGKMEELSKNVIDKIILNPKVRLTPNDQYTLYVFTIIQKGRTLAQANFIQEHANVILRTFLKKYCQLLRENNIENDLKDITDEVLDKILFNFKQPGLFALGTQAQLVNTCIDLKCKILINNTDIPFITSNNPVALYDQFMERMGNLTYALGSQGLQIYLPLTPKIGVMYYDPKCYKLGYQKKTYVEIIQDSDIYELNKLTALNAENILYYEPDSITEHALKQLAIQSKNSKPSSRVGALPELKSSKGVIVGAYDISMFCKLKLSFIKELPRYKAIQPQDFDPTKHQFREIAYIKDYLMKIASK
- a CDS encoding DUF3872 domain-containing protein; the encoded protein is MKIMNNNSNRGKSIFKAVAVCMAVLAAGLFASCDDDMDIQQSYPFTVETMPVPHDVAKGQTVEIRCEMKKEGNFANTLYTIRYFQYEGKGTLKMDNGTVFLPNDRYLLENEKFRLYYTSQCDETQNFIVVVEDNFGNSHEMEFDFNNSNTSETESDSVPAVSPSTSKQIRE